TTTGTTTTGTTTTTTCTTTTCCTTGTTTAAAGCAAAATCCCAAAGATTTTGCGGACTTTATAAAATTACGCAAACCCAGCGATTAAGCCCGAAGCCCGTATTTTTTATAGGTTGTGTTGGCGTTAGTTTTTTCCTTTCGAGTAAGATGATTCTTTGGAGTTTCTCTTTGTTTTTCCTGTCGAGTGAGAAGTCCATCTGAGTATCGTTTACGTCTGAGTGCCGTCCAAAAGCGTTTTGCTTGGTTGTTCCCGAGTTATTTTTAGTCTCTTCTCAAGTTTTCTAAGTGTCCGATAATTTTCTGCGTTATCTGGTAAAAAACTCAGGAATTTTTTCTCGATTTCCATTATAATATTGTTTTGAGTGCTATTTACCGTAAGTATGGAATCAATAAATTTCCGCTCGATTTGAACTTTCAAAGTATCTTCCGTTTTCTCAAGAACTTTTAGTTTTACAAATGGATTTTTGATCATTTCATTTATTTCATTCCAGTTTTCGCTATTTTTATCTGCTACCAGAGAATGTTTTGATTCCAAAAAGTCCACGTACTGAATTTCGTCATACTTTTCATAATCGAATAGTTGCCAAAATACGATTCCGAACGAGCCAACGAATCCTGCAATTACAGGAATAACCCAATGATTAGGGTCAAATCCGTTTGTAAGAGTCCAAAATGCAAATCCGATTGGGAAAAGTATAATGGTTTTTAAAATGAACTTTGCAGTCTTGTTTTCCATTTTTTCAAAATTAATGCCAACGGCTGGGCTAAGCGTAGTGCGGTAGTAAGGAAACTTTTCGTTTCCGTCTGCGCACGAAGCTAAAGCTTTTGGTTTAGTTTTATTTTTTCTTGTCCAAAGCTAAATCCCAAAGATTTGGCGACTCTATAAATATACACAGACCTTTCGTTTTTGCCCTAAAGCCCGCATTACGTTTAGGTTGTGTTAGCTGTAGTTATTTTTTTTACCCCTAATATCGTTATCAAAATACCAAAAGTAAACAAAGCCCAGTATAAAACATCATATTTCAGACTGTCTAACCAATTAAAAAATGGTTCACCATAACGAGTGTTAATTAAGGTTACGAAAAGGTTGTTGATGAAGTGTAGTAAAATAGAATAACTAATTTTTTTTGTTTTAAAATATATTAAGCAACTGACTATACCAAATAAAAATGACGGTATAAGATTGCTAAGAGTTTCAAAATGTATTGCGGAGAAGCAAACACTCGATATAATTATTGCGAGATATAATTGATACTTTTCTTGAAGCTTTGAAAATAAAAACTTTCTATAAAACAGTTCCTCAAATATTGGAGCAATTATTAATGTACTAAGCATAGTATAACCATATTCGAAATTTAATTCTCCATAATTCCTAGTGATTGGTTCAAAACTGGCATTTTGAAAATATTCAATTAACCGATTATAATCCCAAAATGGTTGTCCGACAAACCCTAGTCCAATTGCACTTAGAATTAAGAAGGGAATTAGATTATAGTTTAGTCCATTTGTGTCCAAAATATTGGAATAATGTGGTTTAGGTTTCCAAAACAGATAAAAAACTAACAAATAAGCCATTACAGTAGATAAACTCCAAACAATATCGAACATTGGGTTAAACAGGTTGATATCCCAATTTGTGTATTTTACAAGTAATACTAAAATTCCTTGTGGAATATAATAGATTACTGTTACCAATAAGGTTAATAAAATGGCTTTGGTTATTTTCAATAAAATGTTTTTTTATAATTACAGCTAACAACTATATATAGTCACTAGTAACTATATTTCATCTATACCTCTAAGATATACATAATCTCCTATTTTTAAGGGATATAAAAAGATCTAGAAGTATAGTATATGCATAATATATGTTTGCAAACGGTTCTGGATTTACAAGAAACCTTCTAAGTTTTTTGTGTGAAATAAAATGTAGGAACATTCATAATCTTATTATCTTTGAGTAGTGAAGTTATTGACCCTCATACTGTCCCTTTATTTTTTGGCACTGAATGTTATGCCATGTAGCGATGCAGAACCTGTTTCTGGAGATGAGGTCGCCGTTATTTCAGACGGTGGTGATAGCCACGGGCATACAGATAATGATTTGTGTTCGCCTTTTTGTCAATGTCATTGCTGTCATACACATACGGTAAATTTTGAGATTTTTCGTTTTGAGCCTTTTCAACCCCTAATTTCTCAGCAAGAGCTTGTCCATTTTGATAGTATGGGCAAAGATATTCTTTACAACTTGCTACAACCTCCCCGGGTATAATTCAGTTTTTTAGAGGATACCTATATCCTGTTGTAATGTGCTTTTTTTAAGTCGTTACCTAATTCCTGTACGTTTACACGTCACGAAGGAAATATCCATTTTTTTAACTGAATTATAGCAATACATATGATCAATAGAATCATTGATTTTTCAATCAATAATAAATTCATTGTAGGTCTGTTTACGCTGGCACTGATTGGTGCGGGTATTTACAGCATGACTCAAGTACCCATAGATGCGGTACCAGATATTACCAACAATCAGGTGCAGGTCATTACACAGTCGCCCAATTTGGGTACTGAAGATATAGAGCAATTTGTAACGTATCCGGTGGAGGTGGCCATGAGCAATTTGCCTAATGTAGAAGAAATTCGCTCGGTTTCCCGTTTTGGGCTGTCCGTAGTTACCA
This genomic interval from Zobellia roscoffensis contains the following:
- a CDS encoding CPBP family intramembrane glutamic endopeptidase; translated protein: MKITKAILLTLLVTVIYYIPQGILVLLVKYTNWDINLFNPMFDIVWSLSTVMAYLLVFYLFWKPKPHYSNILDTNGLNYNLIPFLILSAIGLGFVGQPFWDYNRLIEYFQNASFEPITRNYGELNFEYGYTMLSTLIIAPIFEELFYRKFLFSKLQEKYQLYLAIIISSVCFSAIHFETLSNLIPSFLFGIVSCLIYFKTKKISYSILLHFINNLFVTLINTRYGEPFFNWLDSLKYDVLYWALFTFGILITILGVKKITTANTT
- a CDS encoding DUF6660 family protein gives rise to the protein MKLLTLILSLYFLALNVMPCSDAEPVSGDEVAVISDGGDSHGHTDNDLCSPFCQCHCCHTHTVNFEIFRFEPFQPLISQQELVHFDSMGKDILYNLLQPPRV